In Megalopta genalis isolate 19385.01 chromosome 16, iyMegGena1_principal, whole genome shotgun sequence, the following are encoded in one genomic region:
- the LOC117224501 gene encoding uncharacterized protein LOC117224501 — MVKSLKIRLVSAVTGFSHVPVGAALMNSMGPMEFVDAKNFHHPAPPAFRTRIPRMRPQALQNYMCGECGKGYKWMANLRRHQRLECGKLPKHRCRICRREFYRRYELTNHYNTKHVTAADYENPAQKDPLATWTN, encoded by the coding sequence ATGGTGAAATCGCTAAAAATTCGACTGGTATCCGCAGTAACCGGCTTCTCTCACGTTCCAGTCGGCGCGGCCCTGATGAACAGCATGGGCCCAATGGAGTTCGTGGACGCGAAGAACTTCCATCATCCGGCCCCGCCGGCCTTCAGGACCCGAATACCACGAATGCGTCCCCAAGCGCTGCAGAACTACATGTGCGGCGAGTGCGGCAAGGGCTACAAATGGATGGCGAATCTTCGCCGACACCAGCGGCTCGAGTGCGGAAAGCTGCCGAAGCATCGCTGTCGCATATGCCGCCGAGAGTTTTACCGAAGATACGAGCTGACCAATCACTACAACACGAAGCACGTGACCGCCGCCGATTACGAAAATCCCGCGCAGAAAGATCCGTTGGCCACGTGGACCAATTAA
- the LOC117224522 gene encoding zinc finger protein ehn-3, which yields MDDLLLKDAGYSDPYYYQGVAIDPNKKQLFTCSICGRSYSWMYSLRRHLLQCGNKEARNKCQFCAKKFYRRDRLKEHLLAHHSDLI from the coding sequence ATGGACGATCTCCTGCTGAAGGACGCCGGCTACAGCGACCCGTACTATTACCAGGGCGTGGCGATCGACCCGAACAAGAAGCAGCTGTTCACCTGCAGCATCTGCGGCAGGTCCTACTCGTGGATGTACAGCCTGCGCCGGCATCTGTTGCAGTGCGGCAACAAGGAAGCGAGGAACAAGTGCCAGTTCTGCGCGAAGAAGTTCTACCGGCGCGACAGGCTCAAGGAACACTTGCTGGCGCATCACTCGGATCTGATCTGA